The Zingiber officinale cultivar Zhangliang chromosome 9A, Zo_v1.1, whole genome shotgun sequence genome window below encodes:
- the LOC122019681 gene encoding AP-4 complex subunit mu — MISQFFVLSQRGDNIVFRDYRGEVPKGSAEIFFRKVKFWKEDEEEEAPPVFNVDGVNYIHVKVAGLFFVATTRVNVSPSLVLELLQRIARVIKDYLGILNEDSLRKNFVLVYELLDEVIDFGYPQTTSTEILKSYVFNEPIVVDAARLPTLGPASMFMQGAKRMPGTAVTKSVVATEPGGRKREEIFVDIIEKISVTFSSSGYILTSEIDGTIQMKSYLTGNPEIRLALNEDLGIGKGSASLYDYRSSAGGAVILDDCNFHESVRLDSFDVDRTLALIPPDGEFAVMNYRMTQEFTPPFRVNALIEEAGQLKAEVIIKVRADFATSVTANTITVQMPVPTYTSRVSFELEAGAVGQTTDFKEGAKRLEWCLKKIVGGAEHTLRTKLTFSQESHGNIAREAGPVNLNFTIPMYNASKLQVRYLQIAKKSPSYNPYRWVRYVTQSNSYVARL, encoded by the exons ATGATCTCGCAGTTCTTCGTGCTGTCGCAGCGAGGCGACAACATCGTCTTCCGCGATT ATCGAGGTGAAGTGCCAAAAGGCAGTGCTGAGATATTCTTCCGCAAAGTAAAGTTCTggaaagaggatgaagaagaggaggCTCCTCCTGTCTTT AATGTGGATGGGGTTAACTATATTCATGTGAAAGTTGCTGGGTTGTTTTTTGTGGCAACAACAAGGGTTAATGTTTCACCATCCCTTGTTTTGGAGCTCTTGCAAAGAATTGCACGTGTTATAAAGGACTATCTTGGCATTCTTAATGAGGATTCTTTACGGAAAAATTTTGTGCTCGTGTACGAATTACTTGATGAAGTTATA GATTTTGGTTATCCACAAACTACTTCTACAGAAATTCTTAAGTCATATGTATTTAATGAACCAATTGTGGTTGATGCTGCGCGATTGCCTACTCTTGGTCCTGCATCCATGTTTATG CAAGGAGCTAAAAGGATGCCTGGCACTGCTGTTACAAAATCTGTGGTAGCTACAGAACCTGGTGGTAGGAAGAGGGAGGAAATATTCGTTGATATTATTGAAAAAATAAGTGTCACATTCAGTTCTAGT GGTTATATCCTCACATCAGAAATTGATGGCACCATTCAAATGAAAAGCTACCTTACTGGAAACCCAGAAATTCGTCTTGCTCTTAACGAGGACTTGGGCATTGGTAAAGGCAGTGCTTCTCTTTATG ACTATAGAAGTTCAGCAGGAGGGGCTGTAATACTTGATGACTGTAATTTCCACGAATCAGTCCGTcttgatagttttgatgtggatCGAACTTTGGCATTA ATACCTCCAGATGGAGAATTTGCTGTAATGAACTATCGGATGACTCAGGAGTTCACCCCGCCTTTTCGGGTTAATGCATTGATTGAAGAAGCAGGACAATTAAAG GCTGAAGTGATTATAAAAGTACGTGCAGATTTTGCAACAAGTGTCACTGCAAACACTATTACAGTACAGATGCCAGTGCCCACTTACACATCAAG GGTTAGTTTTGAGCTAGAAGCTGGTGCAGTTGGGCAGACGACTGATTTTAAAGAGGGAGCTAAAAGACTTGAATGGTGTCTAAAGAAG ATTGTGGGTGGTGCTGAACACACTCTACGAACAAAGCTCACATTCTCACAGGAATCACATG GTAACATTGCTAGAGAAGCTGGTCCTGTGAATCTGAACTTCACAATACCAATGTATAATGCGTCAAAGTTGCAG GTAAGATATCTACAAATAGCAAAGAAGTCACCTTCCTACAATCCATATCGATGGGTAAGATATGTCACACAGTCGAACTCATATGTTGCTCGTCTGTGA
- the LOC122020467 gene encoding probable tRNA (guanine(26)-N(2))-dimethyltransferase 1 — protein sequence MGAVEDELGNYTIIKEGEAEILMHSSNTVFFNKAQVYNRDMSIAVLRTFIDKRKEHDAYLSKKGKPLNKNLIGELSESITLDGSPGAIEDEKINGATEEKVNGGIEVQQNQYDGIAKITQEGEEKTTSEECIKIPSLRGKQEPKPPIVLEALAASGLRALRYSREIEGIGKVIALDNDKASIEACNRNIKFNGFVACSKVDAYLADARVYMLTHQNEFDAVDLDPYGSPSVFLDSAVQSVADGGILMCTATDMAVLCGNNGEVCHSKYGSYPVKGKYCHEMALRILLACIENHANRYKRYIVPILSVYMDFYVRVFVRIYTSASAIKETPLKLSYVYQCVGCDSFHLQSLGRTVCKDNSVKSAPGYGPVVPQKCSDCGKRFNMGGPIWSAPIHDKQWITSILANVKAMKERYPAFEKISAVLTTISEELHDVPLFVSLHSLCSTLKCTSPPAVVFRSAVINAGFRISGSHVDPLGLKTDAPMDVIWDIMRCWVKNHPVKAQQDNSGTAILAKEPKLQANFARAAASLSKAKVKKEARYLPNPERHWGPKVKAGRQITSKHSSLLGPDIASKSLGKEAETEAHKVEQDELIVHSTQETATKRQKTDC from the exons ATGGGCGCCGTCGAGGACGAACTCGGGAACTACACGATCATCAAGGAAGGGGAGGCCGAGATCCTTATGCATTCCAGCAACACCGTATTCTTCAACAAGGCTCAG GTATACAACCGGGATATGTCCATTGCTGTTTTGAGGACATTTATAGATAAACGGAAGGAGCATGATGCATATTTAAGCAAAAAAGGAAAACCTCTAAACAAGAATCTTATCGGAGAACTTTCTGAATCTATTACCTTGGATGGAAGTCCAGGTGCCATAGAAGATGAAAAAATTAATGGAGCTACTGAAGAAAAAGTTAATGGAGGGATTGAGGTACAACAGAATCAGTATGATGGCATAGCAAAAATTACTCAAGAGGGGGAAGAAAAAACTACTTCAGAAGAATGTATAAAAATTCCTTCTTTGAGAGGAAAACAAGAACCTAAGCCACCTATAGTACTTGAG GCTTTGGCAGCTTCTGGATTAAGAGCTCTGCGATATTCCCGTGAAATAGAAGGGATTGGAAAAGTTATTGCTTTAGACAATGACAAAG CATCTATTGAGGCTTGCAatagaaatataaaatttaatggTTTTGTTGCTTGTTCAAAAGTAGACGCCTATCTTGCTGATGCTCGAGTTTATATGCTCACTCATCAGAATGAATTTGATGCG GTAGATCTTGATCCTTATGGATCACCATCTGTGTTTCTGGACTCAGCTGTTCAATCAGTTGCGGATGGAGGAATTCTGATGTGTACAGCTACTGATATGGCAGTTCTTTGTGGAAACAATGGGGAGGTTTGCCATTCAAA GTATGGCTCCTATCCTGTGAAAGGGAAATATTGCCATGAAATGGCATTGAGGATCCTCCTTGCATGCATTGAG AATCATGCAAATCGCTACAAGCGCTACATTGTCCCTATCCTCTCTGTCTATATGGATTTCTATGTCCGAGTTTTTGTTCGGATATACAC GTCAGCAAGTGCAATTAAAGAAACACCTCTCAAACTCTCTTATGTTTATCAGTGTGTTGGTTGTGATTCTTTCCATCTCCAAAGTCTTGGGAGGACTGTTTGTAAG GATAATAGCGTCAAGTCTGCTCCTGGATATGGTCCCGTGGTTCCTCAGAAGTGCAGTGATTGTGGAAAGAGGTTTAACATGGGTGGTCCTATATGGTCTGCTCCAATTCATGACAAGCAATGGATAACTTCTATTTTAGCTAATGTTAAAGCTATGAAAGAAAGGTACCCCGCTTTTGAGAAAATTTCTGCCGTGCTGACTACTATCTCAGAG GAACTACATGATGTTCCTCTCTTTGTAAGTCTCCACAGTTTATGTTCGACACTCAAGTGCACCTCCCCACCTGCAGTTGTGTTCCGCTCTGCAGTCATCAATGCTGGGTTTCGGATATCGGGGAGTCATGTGGATCCTTTGGGGCTCAAAACCGATGCTCCAATGGATGTCATCTGGGACATCATGCGGTGTTGG GTAAAGAATCATCCTGTGAAGGCACAACAAGACAATTCAGGAACAGCGATACTCGCCAAAGAACCAAAACTGCAA GCAAATTTTGCCCGAGCAGCTGCTTCGCTCAGCAAAGCCAAAGTTAAAAAGGAGGCAAGGTACCTTCCTAACCCAGAGAGGCATTGGGGACCTAAAGTTAAGGCAGGGAGGCAAATTACAAGCAAGCACTCCTCTTTATTGGGTCCTGACATAGCGAGCAAGTCTCTTGGCAAGGAAGCTGAAACTGAAGCACACAAGGTAGAACAAGATGAACTAATTGTGCATTCAACACAAGAGACAGCGACAAAGCGACAAAAGACTGACTGCTGA